The Pirellulaceae bacterium genome includes a region encoding these proteins:
- the katG gene encoding catalase/peroxidase HPI, whose protein sequence is MTTEDKCPVMSGAHRQTAVGATANQHWWPNQLNLKLLQHGSVQADPLGGEFNYAEEFKTVDLTQLKQELDALMTTSQDWWPADYGHYGPFFIRMAWHSAGTYRIEDGRGGAATGSQRFAPLNSWPDNVNLDKARRLLWPLKQKYGRRISWADLMIFAGTCALDSMGLKSFGFAGGRVDVWEPEDDIYWGPETTWLGDDRYTGDRQLDCPLGAVQMGLIYVNPEGPNGTPDPVAAAKDIRTTFQRMAMNDEETVALIAGGHTFGKAHGAADPDQYVGREPEAAGLEEQGLGWKNSYGTGSGDDTISSGLEGAWTTDPIKWDNNYFDNLFGYEWKQTKSPAGATQWIPQEASAKDSVPGAHDASKRHVPIMFTTDLSLKMDPVYQPISKRFHENPDEFADVFARAWYKLTHRDMGPRSRFLGSLVPAEPQLFEDPVPPVSHDLINAEAIADLKVRLGKVDLSISQLVSTAWASASTFRGTDKRGGGNGARLRLDPQKNWDVNDPKELAQVLQKLEQVQQEFNQSRSDGKQVSLADVIVLGGIAAVEEAAGKAGFELQIPFSPGRTDASQDQTDVESFGVLEPTADGFRNYIRKGHGRPTEQLLVERANLLTLTAPEMTVLVGGMRVLNANAGASEWGVFTSRPESLTNDFFVNLLDMKIKWQVSSECEHLFEGRDCETDNVKFTGTAVDLVFGSNSQLRAISEVYASDDGQERFVRDFGRAWAKVMDLDRFDLS, encoded by the coding sequence CTGACGCAATTGAAGCAAGAATTAGACGCGTTGATGACGACGTCGCAGGATTGGTGGCCAGCTGACTATGGCCATTACGGTCCATTCTTTATCCGGATGGCGTGGCACAGTGCGGGCACTTACCGCATTGAGGATGGTCGTGGAGGCGCTGCCACAGGCTCGCAGCGATTTGCTCCACTAAATAGTTGGCCCGACAACGTCAACCTTGATAAAGCGCGTCGACTTCTATGGCCTCTGAAACAGAAATACGGTCGCAGAATCTCTTGGGCCGATTTGATGATTTTTGCGGGCACTTGCGCTTTAGATTCAATGGGGCTGAAGAGCTTCGGCTTTGCGGGGGGGCGAGTGGATGTTTGGGAGCCTGAAGATGATATCTACTGGGGTCCGGAAACGACTTGGCTGGGGGATGACCGGTACACGGGTGATCGTCAACTCGACTGTCCACTTGGTGCCGTTCAAATGGGTTTGATCTACGTGAATCCAGAAGGCCCCAATGGGACACCCGATCCGGTTGCGGCAGCGAAGGACATCCGCACCACGTTTCAACGCATGGCGATGAATGACGAGGAAACGGTGGCGCTTATCGCGGGTGGCCATACTTTCGGTAAGGCCCATGGTGCTGCCGATCCTGATCAATATGTCGGCCGCGAACCGGAGGCTGCTGGCCTTGAAGAGCAGGGGCTCGGCTGGAAGAACAGCTATGGCACCGGGAGTGGCGACGATACGATCTCAAGCGGATTAGAGGGCGCTTGGACGACGGATCCAATCAAGTGGGACAATAATTATTTCGACAATCTATTTGGTTATGAATGGAAGCAGACAAAAAGCCCGGCTGGTGCAACCCAGTGGATTCCGCAGGAGGCAAGTGCCAAGGATTCCGTCCCGGGTGCCCATGATGCTTCCAAGAGACATGTGCCCATCATGTTTACGACCGATCTCTCGCTGAAGATGGATCCTGTCTACCAGCCCATTTCAAAACGGTTTCATGAAAATCCTGACGAATTTGCCGACGTTTTTGCCAGAGCTTGGTACAAATTGACGCACCGAGATATGGGACCTCGATCTCGCTTCTTGGGATCTTTGGTGCCGGCGGAGCCGCAGTTGTTCGAAGATCCTGTCCCGCCTGTCTCGCATGACTTGATTAATGCTGAGGCGATTGCCGACTTAAAAGTCCGTTTGGGTAAAGTCGATCTCTCGATTTCACAGCTCGTTTCGACTGCCTGGGCATCGGCAAGTACGTTTCGAGGCACCGATAAACGCGGCGGTGGAAATGGAGCACGTCTTCGGCTGGATCCACAAAAAAATTGGGATGTGAACGATCCGAAGGAACTCGCTCAAGTGCTGCAGAAATTAGAGCAAGTTCAGCAGGAGTTCAATCAGTCTCGCTCGGATGGCAAGCAGGTGTCTCTCGCAGACGTGATCGTTTTAGGCGGGATTGCGGCCGTCGAGGAAGCGGCGGGCAAGGCCGGATTCGAGCTGCAGATTCCCTTCTCCCCGGGACGTACGGATGCAAGCCAAGATCAGACGGATGTTGAATCGTTTGGGGTGTTGGAGCCGACGGCAGACGGCTTTCGAAATTACATTCGAAAGGGGCATGGAAGACCGACTGAGCAGTTGCTCGTCGAGCGGGCAAATTTACTCACCCTCACAGCTCCCGAGATGACGGTTCTTGTCGGCGGCATGCGAGTTTTGAATGCGAATGCTGGAGCGTCTGAATGGGGGGTGTTCACCTCACGACCCGAATCCTTGACCAATGATTTCTTTGTGAATCTCCTCGATATGAAGATCAAGTGGCAAGTTTCGTCTGAGTGCGAACACTTGTTCGAGGGACGTGATTGTGAGACCGACAATGTCAAGTTTACCGGTACGGCTGTCGATCTTGTCTTCGGTTCAAATTCGCAGCTGCGAGCGATATCGGAAGTCTATGCGAGCGATGATGGACAGGAAAGATTCGTTCGCGATTTCGGTCGGGCGTGGGCGAAGGTCATGGATCTCGATCGCTTTGATCTTTCCTGA